A single genomic interval of Solimonas sp. K1W22B-7 harbors:
- a CDS encoding SDR family oxidoreductase — protein MIVFITGASAGFGAAIARCFASAGHRLVLAARRMDRLQELAATLPVPTHLVQLDVRDGDAVKAAVAALPAEFAAVDLLVNNAGLALGLEPAHRASLDDWERMVDTNIKGLMYVTRALLPGMVERGRGHVVNLGSIAGEWPYPGGNVYGGTKAFVRQFSLNLRADLAATGVRVSDIEPGLSAGTEFSNVRFHGDDERAAKVYAGTTPLTAEDIAETVFWVATLPPHVNVNTLSLTPVCQSFGPVAIHRAG, from the coding sequence ATGATCGTTTTCATCACCGGCGCCAGCGCCGGCTTCGGCGCCGCCATCGCCCGCTGTTTCGCCAGCGCCGGGCATCGCCTGGTCCTGGCCGCAAGGCGCATGGACCGCCTGCAGGAGTTGGCGGCGACCCTGCCGGTGCCGACGCACCTGGTGCAGCTGGACGTGCGCGATGGCGATGCGGTCAAGGCCGCGGTGGCGGCGCTGCCCGCGGAGTTCGCCGCGGTGGACCTGCTGGTCAACAACGCCGGCCTGGCCCTGGGCCTGGAGCCGGCGCACCGCGCCAGCCTGGACGACTGGGAGCGCATGGTGGACACCAACATCAAGGGCCTGATGTACGTCACCCGCGCGCTGCTGCCCGGCATGGTCGAGCGTGGCCGCGGCCACGTCGTCAACCTGGGCTCCATCGCCGGTGAATGGCCCTACCCGGGTGGCAACGTCTACGGCGGCACCAAGGCCTTCGTGCGGCAGTTTTCGCTGAACCTGCGGGCCGACCTCGCCGCGACCGGCGTGCGGGTCAGCGACATCGAGCCGGGCCTGAGCGCCGGCACGGAGTTCTCCAACGTGCGCTTCCACGGTGACGACGAGCGCGCCGCCAAGGTCTATGCCGGCACCACGCCGCTGACGGCCGAGGACATCGCCGAGACCGTGTTCTGGGTGGCGACGCTGCCGCCGCACGTCAACGTCAACACGCTGTCGCTGACGCCGGTGTGCCAGAGCTTCGGTCCGGTGGCGATCCACCGCGCCGGATGA
- a CDS encoding LON peptidase substrate-binding domain-containing protein, with the protein MSDIVEIPIFPLGTVLFPGGRLPLRIFEQRYVDMTKACIRDGSVFGVSLIRAGFEVGKPAVPCDLGCTARIAEWEVPSPGLFTLGTTGETRFRILNRWAEADGLLRARVELIAVPAPLALPERFQLLGQLLGSLIDDIGSEHFPEPRLDDGIWVGCRLAELLPVTPERKQRLLEIDDPLALLTEIEKELKQVH; encoded by the coding sequence GTGAGCGACATCGTCGAAATCCCGATCTTCCCGCTGGGGACGGTGCTGTTCCCCGGCGGGCGCCTGCCGCTGCGCATCTTCGAGCAGCGCTACGTCGACATGACCAAGGCCTGCATCCGCGACGGCAGCGTCTTCGGCGTGAGCCTGATCCGTGCCGGCTTCGAGGTCGGCAAGCCGGCGGTGCCCTGTGATCTGGGCTGCACCGCGCGCATCGCCGAGTGGGAGGTGCCCAGTCCGGGCCTGTTCACCCTGGGCACCACCGGCGAAACACGCTTCCGCATCCTCAACCGCTGGGCCGAGGCGGACGGCCTGCTGCGCGCGCGGGTGGAACTGATCGCGGTGCCGGCACCGCTGGCGCTGCCGGAACGCTTCCAGCTGCTGGGCCAGCTGCTGGGCAGCCTGATCGACGACATCGGCAGCGAGCATTTCCCGGAGCCGCGCCTGGACGACGGCATCTGGGTCGGTTGCCGCCTCGCCGAGCTGCTGCCGGTGACGCCGGAGCGCAAGCAGCGCCTGCTGGAGATCGACGATCCGCTGGCGCTGCTGACCGAGATCGAGAAGGAACTCAAGCAGGTGCATTGA
- a CDS encoding MBL fold metallo-hydrolase produces MIRFASLGSGSKGNATLVEYRGTRLMVDCGFAVKDAEARLQRLGIAPDSIDAILVTHEHSDHLGGVARYARRHGTPVWITHGSLSAWNDPKVPQLQRFSPHDGFRIGEIEVQPYPVPHDAREPCQYVFAAGGQRLGILSDAGHVTPYMRAMLSDCDALMLECNHDPQMLADGPYPGALKRRVGGGLGHLSNLQSAALLAALGCGRLQHLVLTHLSETNNTPELARAAAVAALQRDEDWIVCAAQDEGLGWRELA; encoded by the coding sequence ATGATTCGATTTGCGTCTCTAGGCTCGGGCTCCAAGGGCAACGCCACCCTCGTCGAATACCGCGGCACGCGGCTGATGGTGGACTGCGGCTTCGCGGTGAAGGACGCGGAGGCCCGCCTGCAGCGCCTTGGCATCGCGCCGGATTCGATCGACGCCATCCTGGTCACCCACGAACACAGCGACCACCTCGGCGGCGTCGCGCGCTACGCCCGCCGCCATGGCACGCCGGTGTGGATCACCCACGGCAGCCTTTCCGCCTGGAACGATCCCAAGGTGCCGCAGCTGCAGCGCTTCAGCCCGCACGACGGCTTCCGCATCGGCGAGATCGAGGTGCAGCCGTATCCCGTGCCGCACGACGCGCGCGAACCCTGCCAGTACGTCTTCGCCGCCGGCGGCCAGCGCCTGGGCATCCTGTCCGACGCCGGCCACGTCACGCCCTACATGCGCGCGATGCTGTCCGACTGCGACGCCCTGATGCTGGAATGCAACCACGATCCGCAGATGCTGGCCGACGGTCCCTACCCGGGCGCGCTCAAGCGCCGTGTCGGCGGCGGGCTGGGGCATTTGTCCAACCTGCAGAGTGCGGCCCTGCTGGCCGCGCTCGGCTGTGGCCGCCTGCAGCACCTGGTGCTGACGCACCTGTCCGAGACCAACAACACCCCGGAACTGGCGCGGGCGGCGGCGGTGGCGGCGTTGCAGCGGGACGAGGACTGGATCGTGTGCGCAGCGCAGGACGAGGGGCTGGGCTGGCGGGAGCTGGCCTGA
- a CDS encoding adenylate/guanylate cyclase domain-containing protein: MPAPQTYYADSGGHDIAWQALGEGAIDVVHLGGITTQIDLLWELPEVERFWRQITHFARLILFDRRGIGASSPVDPAALPSADDWAADLLAVLDAAGSEKAAIFAEREGCAIAIAFAARYPKRVSALILGNATARYLRAPDHPVGEPPERAEQHCAMLRKHWATEGLAATLVPARAGDSHFLASVARLQRAAGTPRVVEAQTRHFLNMDLRDRLPLIRCPTLILHRREYPYMDAAAHARYLEEHIEGSRRVEIDGSESFFAIDRGDEVLGVVEEFLTGGRSRVYADRVLVTVLFLDMVGSTVLATEHGDAAWHDLLSRFHRMVRKQLHRFRGHEVDNAGDGFFATFDSPGRSLLCARAIREEARSLDLGIRVGVHAGECEVVGPSVRGVSVHIGARVMGEADAGEIMVSSTVRALLAGSDFGFRRRGEYRLKGVEGRWRLYALDDAASDE; the protein is encoded by the coding sequence GTGCCCGCACCCCAGACCTACTACGCCGACAGCGGCGGCCATGACATCGCCTGGCAGGCCCTGGGCGAGGGCGCCATCGACGTCGTGCACCTGGGCGGCATCACCACCCAGATCGACCTGCTCTGGGAACTGCCGGAAGTGGAGCGCTTCTGGCGCCAGATCACCCACTTCGCCCGCCTGATCCTGTTCGATCGCCGCGGCATCGGCGCATCGTCGCCGGTGGACCCGGCCGCCCTGCCCAGCGCCGACGACTGGGCCGCGGACCTGCTGGCGGTGCTGGACGCCGCCGGCTCCGAAAAGGCCGCGATCTTCGCCGAGCGCGAGGGCTGCGCCATCGCCATCGCCTTTGCCGCGCGCTATCCCAAGCGGGTATCGGCGCTGATCCTGGGCAACGCCACGGCGCGCTACCTGCGTGCACCCGACCACCCGGTGGGCGAGCCGCCGGAGCGCGCCGAGCAGCACTGCGCGATGCTGCGCAAGCACTGGGCCACGGAGGGCCTCGCCGCCACCCTGGTGCCCGCCCGCGCCGGCGACAGCCACTTCCTGGCCAGCGTCGCGCGCCTGCAGCGCGCCGCGGGCACCCCGCGCGTGGTCGAGGCGCAGACGCGCCACTTCCTCAACATGGACCTGCGCGACCGCCTGCCTTTGATCCGCTGCCCGACGCTGATCCTGCACCGGCGCGAGTATCCCTACATGGACGCGGCCGCCCACGCGCGCTACCTCGAGGAACACATCGAGGGCAGCCGCCGCGTCGAGATCGACGGCAGCGAGTCCTTCTTCGCGATCGATCGCGGCGACGAGGTGCTGGGCGTGGTCGAGGAGTTCCTCACCGGCGGCCGCTCGCGCGTCTATGCCGATCGCGTGCTGGTGACCGTGCTGTTCCTCGACATGGTCGGCAGCACCGTGCTGGCCACCGAGCACGGCGACGCCGCCTGGCATGACCTGCTGAGCCGCTTCCATCGCATGGTGCGCAAGCAACTGCACCGTTTCCGTGGCCACGAGGTGGACAACGCCGGCGACGGCTTCTTCGCCACCTTCGACAGCCCCGGCCGCAGCCTGCTCTGCGCGCGGGCGATCCGCGAGGAAGCGCGCAGCCTCGACCTGGGCATCCGCGTCGGCGTGCACGCCGGCGAATGCGAAGTGGTGGGTCCCAGCGTGCGCGGCGTCAGCGTGCACATCGGCGCCCGCGTGATGGGCGAAGCCGACGCCGGCGAGATCATGGTGTCGAGCACGGTGCGCGCGCTGCTGGCAGGCTCGGACTTCGGCTTCCGGCGGCGCGGCGAATACCGGCTCAAGGGCGTCGAGGGGCGCTGGCGGCTGTATGCGCTGGATGATGCGGCGAGCGACGAGTAG
- a CDS encoding response regulator: MKAWGDGVEDLAPGDMEALVRQQLHRLYPLNRLGAEALARLLPAMHIERYRSGTVLYRAGARPPDVCYVLQGAVCLYDSSHSLPQLRLTARDGEEAMPLPLATPAEERAVVDEDALILHIERVLLDRAMARDPRNSPVTGVAPAVAAPAVPGAGLPPPLRAHRVLIVEHDVDAARACRRMVRELGLRHDWVCSAEEAVEVLRLEQYGAVLLDTDLPAGDYFDVVKEVRVREREVARPRVIAMTQVTRSGANDIPETGIDELVFGPLALEGLQLALGRAGLPLRVDDQGIF; the protein is encoded by the coding sequence ATGAAGGCCTGGGGCGATGGAGTGGAGGACCTGGCGCCAGGCGACATGGAGGCGCTGGTGCGCCAGCAGCTGCACCGCCTGTATCCGCTGAACCGGCTGGGCGCCGAGGCCCTGGCGCGCCTGCTGCCCGCGATGCACATCGAGCGCTACCGGTCCGGAACCGTGTTGTATCGCGCCGGCGCCCGCCCGCCTGACGTCTGCTACGTTCTCCAGGGCGCGGTCTGTCTTTACGACAGCAGCCATTCGTTGCCGCAGCTGCGGCTCACCGCGCGCGACGGGGAGGAGGCGATGCCGCTGCCGCTGGCGACCCCGGCCGAGGAGCGCGCGGTGGTGGACGAGGATGCGCTGATCCTGCACATCGAGCGAGTGCTGCTGGACAGGGCGATGGCACGGGACCCGCGCAACAGCCCTGTCACGGGCGTCGCCCCCGCGGTCGCGGCCCCGGCCGTGCCGGGCGCCGGTCTGCCGCCGCCGCTGCGCGCCCATCGCGTGCTGATCGTCGAACACGACGTGGACGCGGCCCGGGCCTGCCGCAGGATGGTCAGGGAGCTGGGCCTGCGCCACGACTGGGTCTGCAGCGCCGAGGAGGCCGTCGAGGTGCTGCGGCTGGAGCAGTACGGGGCCGTACTGCTGGACACCGACCTGCCGGCCGGGGACTACTTCGATGTGGTCAAGGAAGTCCGGGTGCGGGAACGCGAGGTCGCAAGGCCGCGCGTCATCGCCATGACGCAGGTCACCCGCAGCGGCGCCAACGATATCCCGGAAACCGGGATCGACGAACTCGTCTTCGGCCCCCTGGCGCTGGAAGGCCTGCAGCTCGCGCTGGGGCGTGCGGGCCTGCCGCTGCGGGTTGACGATCAAGGCATCTTCTAG
- a CDS encoding DUF4442 domain-containing protein — translation MSKPSLLRTAVDRVRLLPAPLFRQAVTRMFNFQVPFAGTAGVRFDELSETRSVLVLQNRRKVQNHIGGVHAAAMALLAETATGAVFGMNVPASHLLLIKSMNIRYVRRAQGDLRAVATLSAEQRLRILSEPKGDLLVPVTVTDESGEQPIECEMIWAWTPKKK, via the coding sequence ATGTCCAAGCCCAGCCTGCTCCGTACCGCCGTCGACCGCGTCCGGCTGCTGCCGGCGCCCCTGTTCCGCCAGGCGGTGACCCGCATGTTCAACTTCCAGGTGCCCTTCGCCGGTACCGCCGGCGTGCGCTTCGATGAACTGAGCGAGACGCGCTCGGTGCTGGTGCTGCAGAACCGCAGGAAGGTGCAGAACCATATCGGCGGCGTGCACGCGGCGGCGATGGCGCTGCTGGCGGAGACCGCCACCGGGGCAGTGTTCGGCATGAACGTGCCGGCCAGCCACCTGCTGCTGATCAAGAGCATGAACATCCGCTATGTGCGCCGCGCCCAGGGCGACCTGCGCGCGGTGGCCACGCTCTCCGCCGAGCAGCGCCTGCGCATCCTCAGCGAGCCCAAGGGTGACCTGCTGGTGCCGGTGACGGTGACCGACGAGAGCGGCGAGCAGCCGATCGAGTGCGAGATGATCTGGGCCTGGACGCCCAAGAAGAAGTAA
- a CDS encoding long-chain-acyl-CoA synthetase: protein MSDHDNRVRLRDIARGIVGTLPDLVTVNKGLLQLATLRPNWRGSIGAVIEKHARNHGERVALAFEDQRWTYAEFNAWANQVAALLRSKGVGSGDAVAVLMENRPEVLACVAGIVKLGAIAGMLNHNQRGEVLEHSIRLAKAKVIVVGEECVEALESTACVPGRDTERLYLWEGEGKAPKGYTAMRPLVRDMPEDNPPETANIVQKTPAFYIFTSGTTGLPKASVMSHYRWLSGMAGVGQGSLRLKPEDIFYCCLPLYHNNALTVSWGAALGSGATLALSRKFSASRFWDEIRSYRATAFCYIGELCRYLLNRPATSNDRNHRVRVAIGNGLRPEIWDEFQSRFGIDRICEFYGASEGNLAFINGFGLTKTAGFCPMTFAIVEFDADSEQPQRDAKGYMKKVASGGIGLLISEVTDRRPFEGYTDPKASEAKLFRNVFKKGDCWFNTGDLVRDQGYKHIAFVDRVGDTFRWKGENVATTEVEGALNRHPAVEQAVVYGVQLAGCDGRAGMAALTWKGGRIDGQGLARHLCGTLPAYAVPLFLRLREEQEVTGTFKFRKVDLKKQGFDPAQSGEPLYVLCDRSRGYEPLTLELFQRISSGELRL from the coding sequence ATGAGCGACCACGACAACCGCGTGCGCCTGCGCGACATCGCCAGGGGTATCGTCGGCACGCTGCCGGACCTGGTGACCGTCAACAAGGGCCTGCTGCAGCTGGCGACCCTGCGCCCCAACTGGCGCGGTTCCATCGGCGCGGTCATCGAGAAGCATGCGCGCAACCACGGCGAGCGCGTCGCGCTGGCCTTCGAGGACCAGCGCTGGACCTATGCCGAGTTCAATGCCTGGGCCAACCAGGTGGCGGCGCTGCTGCGCAGCAAGGGCGTAGGCTCCGGCGACGCGGTGGCGGTGCTGATGGAGAACCGCCCCGAGGTGCTGGCCTGCGTTGCCGGCATCGTCAAGCTCGGCGCCATCGCCGGCATGCTCAACCACAACCAGCGCGGTGAGGTGCTGGAGCACAGCATCCGCCTGGCCAAGGCCAAGGTGATCGTCGTCGGCGAGGAATGCGTGGAAGCGCTGGAGAGCACCGCCTGCGTGCCCGGCCGCGATACCGAGCGGCTGTACCTCTGGGAGGGCGAGGGCAAGGCGCCGAAGGGCTATACCGCGATGCGGCCGCTGGTGCGCGACATGCCGGAGGACAACCCGCCGGAGACGGCGAACATCGTGCAGAAGACGCCGGCCTTCTACATCTTCACCTCCGGCACCACCGGCCTGCCCAAGGCCTCGGTGATGTCGCACTACCGCTGGCTCAGCGGCATGGCCGGCGTCGGCCAGGGCTCGCTGCGCCTGAAGCCGGAAGACATCTTCTATTGCTGCCTGCCGCTGTATCACAACAACGCGCTGACGGTGAGCTGGGGCGCGGCGCTGGGGTCCGGTGCCACGCTGGCGCTGAGCCGCAAGTTCAGCGCCTCGCGTTTCTGGGACGAGATCCGCAGCTACCGCGCCACGGCCTTCTGCTACATCGGCGAGCTGTGCCGCTACCTGCTCAACCGCCCGGCCACCAGCAACGACCGCAACCATCGCGTGCGCGTGGCGATCGGCAACGGCCTGCGTCCCGAGATCTGGGACGAGTTCCAGAGCCGCTTCGGCATCGACCGCATCTGCGAGTTCTATGGCGCCAGCGAGGGCAATCTCGCCTTCATCAACGGCTTCGGGCTGACCAAGACCGCCGGCTTCTGCCCGATGACCTTCGCCATCGTCGAGTTCGACGCCGACAGCGAACAGCCGCAGCGCGACGCCAAGGGCTACATGAAGAAGGTGGCCTCCGGCGGCATCGGCCTGCTGATCAGCGAGGTCACCGATCGCCGGCCCTTCGAGGGCTACACCGATCCCAAGGCCAGCGAGGCCAAGCTGTTCCGCAATGTCTTCAAGAAGGGCGACTGCTGGTTCAACACCGGCGACCTGGTGCGCGACCAGGGCTACAAGCACATCGCCTTCGTCGACCGCGTTGGCGACACCTTCCGCTGGAAGGGCGAGAACGTCGCCACCACCGAGGTGGAAGGCGCGCTCAACCGCCACCCCGCGGTGGAGCAGGCGGTGGTCTACGGCGTGCAGCTGGCCGGCTGCGACGGCCGCGCCGGCATGGCGGCGCTGACCTGGAAGGGCGGCCGCATCGACGGACAGGGCCTGGCCAGGCATCTCTGCGGTACGCTGCCGGCCTATGCCGTGCCGCTGTTCCTGCGCCTGCGCGAGGAGCAGGAGGTCACCGGCACCTTCAAGTTCCGCAAGGTGGACCTGAAGAAGCAGGGCTTCGATCCGGCGCAGTCCGGCGAGCCGCTGTACGTGCTCTGCGACCGCAGCCGCGGCTACGAGCCGCTGACCCTGGAGCTGTTCCAGCGCATCAGCAGCGGGGAACTGCGGCTGTAA
- a CDS encoding DMT family transporter, with amino-acid sequence MHLYYALAFAVGVLLPIQTAINSDLRTQLGGSVMLATMISFAVGALTMALLALGSGERGGLQALPQLHWWQLTGGVLGAAIVAGSILLAPRIGLAGMGALIVAGQLCASLLLDRQGFLGLAERAITMPRLLGVLLVLAGVLLVNYGDRLRS; translated from the coding sequence ATGCACCTCTACTACGCTTTGGCGTTCGCGGTCGGGGTGCTGCTGCCGATCCAGACCGCGATCAACAGCGACCTGCGCACGCAGCTCGGCGGCAGCGTCATGCTGGCCACGATGATCTCCTTCGCCGTCGGCGCGCTGACCATGGCGCTGCTGGCGCTGGGCAGCGGCGAGCGCGGTGGCCTGCAGGCGCTGCCGCAGCTGCATTGGTGGCAGCTCACCGGTGGCGTCCTCGGTGCGGCGATCGTCGCCGGCAGCATCCTGCTGGCACCGCGCATCGGCCTCGCCGGCATGGGCGCGCTGATCGTCGCCGGCCAGCTCTGCGCCTCGCTGCTGCTCGACCGCCAGGGGTTCCTGGGCCTGGCGGAGCGCGCCATCACCATGCCGCGCCTGCTGGGGGTCCTGCTGGTGCTGGCGGGGGTGCTGCTGGTCAACTACGGCGACCGCCTGCGGTCCTGA
- a CDS encoding aldehyde dehydrogenase family protein encodes MQEKVQSIYPEGSPEAARLQMLRVFERQQETAQRWRRSTAQERIARIKALRDAMLAHQPALQEAGMKDFRKPASEVDLEILSVLADASEYLHSLKAWMKPHRVWPTRMTLGLKGWVQYEPRGRCLIISPWNYPLVLTFGPLVACLGGGNTAMVKPSELTPNFSACLAKILREVFPEEEVATFEGDATVSTELLKLPFDHIFFTGSPAIGKVVMAAAAKHLTSVTLELGGKSPTIVDESADLDAAAETIMWGKLLNSGQTCIAPDHVYVHESVREAFVGKSIAVIRQRYGDNPQAQMNSPDLAHIVNTRHTKRVAALLEDAKSRGARVLCGDFVSEDQQFVAPTLLDRLPEDASIMQEEIFGPLCPILPYRDIDEVIRRVNAGPKPLALYIFSKQQRNIDRVLQDTSSGGACINHVVAQFTHGNLPFGGVNNSGIGNTHGFWGFRGFSHEKAIVKTRFMLARMLFPPYTDKVRQQIKLLIGWLKLW; translated from the coding sequence ATGCAGGAAAAGGTCCAGTCGATCTACCCCGAGGGTTCCCCCGAAGCCGCGCGCCTGCAGATGCTGCGCGTGTTCGAGCGGCAGCAGGAGACCGCGCAGCGCTGGCGCCGCTCCACCGCGCAGGAACGCATCGCCCGCATCAAGGCCTTGCGCGACGCCATGCTCGCGCACCAGCCGGCCCTGCAGGAAGCCGGCATGAAGGACTTCCGCAAGCCCGCCTCCGAGGTGGACCTGGAAATCCTCTCGGTGCTGGCCGACGCCTCCGAGTACCTCCACAGCCTCAAGGCCTGGATGAAGCCGCACCGCGTCTGGCCCACGCGCATGACCCTGGGCCTGAAGGGCTGGGTGCAGTACGAGCCGCGCGGCCGCTGCCTGATCATCTCGCCCTGGAACTATCCCCTGGTGCTGACCTTCGGCCCGCTGGTCGCCTGCCTCGGCGGCGGCAATACGGCGATGGTGAAGCCCTCGGAACTGACCCCGAACTTCTCGGCCTGCCTGGCGAAGATCCTGCGCGAGGTCTTCCCGGAAGAGGAGGTCGCGACCTTCGAGGGCGACGCCACGGTGTCCACCGAGTTGCTGAAGCTGCCCTTCGACCACATCTTCTTCACCGGCAGCCCGGCGATCGGCAAGGTGGTGATGGCGGCGGCCGCCAAGCACCTGACCAGCGTCACGCTGGAGCTGGGCGGCAAGAGCCCGACGATCGTCGACGAAAGCGCCGACCTCGACGCGGCCGCGGAGACGATCATGTGGGGCAAGCTGCTCAACAGCGGCCAGACCTGCATCGCGCCGGACCATGTCTACGTACACGAGTCGGTGCGCGAGGCCTTCGTCGGGAAGTCCATCGCCGTGATCCGCCAGCGCTACGGCGACAACCCGCAGGCGCAGATGAACTCGCCGGACCTGGCCCACATCGTCAACACGCGGCATACCAAGCGTGTCGCCGCCCTGCTGGAGGACGCCAAGTCGCGCGGTGCGCGGGTGCTCTGCGGCGATTTCGTCTCCGAGGACCAGCAGTTCGTGGCGCCGACGCTGCTCGACCGGCTGCCGGAGGATGCCAGCATCATGCAGGAGGAGATTTTCGGGCCGCTGTGCCCGATCCTGCCCTACCGCGATATCGACGAAGTGATCCGCCGCGTCAACGCCGGTCCCAAACCGCTGGCGCTGTACATCTTCAGCAAGCAGCAGCGCAACATCGACCGCGTGCTGCAGGACACCAGCTCGGGCGGTGCCTGCATCAACCACGTCGTCGCGCAGTTCACCCACGGCAACCTGCCGTTCGGCGGCGTCAACAACAGCGGCATCGGCAACACGCATGGCTTCTGGGGCTTCCGCGGCTTCTCGCACGAGAAGGCCATCGTGAAGACGCGCTTCATGCTGGCGCGCATGCTGTTCCCGCCCTATACCGACAAGGTGCGGCAGCAGATCAAGCTGCTGATCGGCTGGCTCAAGCTCTGGTGA
- a CDS encoding thiolase family protein, whose protein sequence is MKQNQDPHDRLPVILRGARTPFMETAGAYARLMSYELGAKAIAGLVEKTGIDAARVDVVAMGTVVHEVETTNVARESMLHAGLPSTIPAFTLSMAGLSPNIAVGTVCDMIAMGRAELAIAGGTETFSDPPVRARQPLRRGLMRLNQDGSARNALRVLGTLRPRDLLPEMPSATDFTTRQTMGACTEAMVKKFGVNRQDSDRFAARSHALAVQAWEQGRYAEDIVPVSVAGRDAPVTRDDSMRVDASAETLARLKPVFDRKAGIVTAGNASRLTDGAGAMLLGSLGAARRLKLEPQAVVRDYVLAGVDDLFSEMLLGPAMAIPKLLQRNGLDLGDVDVWELHEAFAAQILANQACLASAGFAQERHGQSRAFGAIPEDKLNTWGGSLALGNPFAATGVRLLTTAARRLQQEKKRYAIVSSCAGGGLGAAILLENADRL, encoded by the coding sequence ATGAAGCAGAATCAGGACCCGCACGACCGCCTCCCCGTCATCCTGCGCGGCGCGCGCACGCCCTTCATGGAAACCGCCGGCGCCTATGCGCGGCTCATGAGCTACGAGCTGGGCGCCAAGGCCATCGCCGGCCTGGTCGAGAAGACCGGCATCGACGCCGCGCGCGTCGACGTGGTGGCGATGGGCACGGTGGTGCACGAGGTGGAGACCACCAACGTCGCACGCGAATCCATGCTCCATGCCGGCCTGCCGAGCACCATCCCGGCCTTCACGCTGTCGATGGCCGGCCTGTCGCCGAACATCGCCGTGGGTACCGTCTGCGACATGATCGCCATGGGCCGCGCCGAACTGGCCATTGCCGGCGGCACCGAGACCTTCTCCGATCCGCCGGTGCGTGCGCGCCAGCCACTGCGCCGCGGCCTGATGAGGCTGAACCAGGATGGGTCGGCAAGGAACGCCCTGCGGGTGCTGGGCACGCTGCGCCCGCGCGACCTGCTGCCGGAGATGCCCTCGGCCACCGACTTCACCACCAGGCAGACCATGGGCGCCTGCACCGAGGCGATGGTGAAGAAGTTCGGCGTGAACCGTCAGGACAGCGATCGTTTCGCCGCGCGCAGCCACGCGCTGGCGGTGCAGGCTTGGGAGCAGGGCCGCTACGCCGAGGACATCGTGCCGGTGAGCGTCGCCGGTCGCGACGCGCCGGTGACGCGCGACGATTCCATGCGCGTCGATGCCAGCGCCGAGACGCTGGCGCGGCTCAAGCCGGTATTTGATCGCAAGGCCGGCATCGTCACCGCCGGCAATGCCTCGCGCCTGACCGACGGTGCCGGAGCGATGCTGCTGGGCAGCCTCGGCGCCGCGCGGCGTCTCAAGCTGGAGCCGCAGGCGGTGGTGCGCGACTACGTGCTGGCCGGCGTGGACGATCTCTTCAGCGAGATGCTGCTGGGCCCGGCGATGGCGATCCCCAAGCTGCTGCAGCGCAACGGCCTGGACCTGGGCGACGTCGATGTCTGGGAACTGCACGAGGCCTTCGCCGCGCAGATCCTGGCCAACCAGGCCTGCCTGGCCTCCGCCGGCTTTGCACAGGAGCGCCACGGACAGTCGCGGGCCTTCGGCGCGATCCCCGAGGACAAGCTCAATACCTGGGGTGGCTCGCTGGCGCTGGGCAATCCCTTCGCCGCCACCGGCGTGCGCCTGCTGACGACCGCGGCACGGCGCCTGCAGCAGGAGAAGAAGCGCTACGCCATCGTCTCCAGCTGCGCCGGCGGCGGCCTCGGCGCGGCGATCCTGCTGGAGAACGCCGACCGGCTCTGA